Proteins encoded within one genomic window of Christensenellaceae bacterium:
- the scfA gene encoding six-cysteine ranthipeptide SCIFF has protein sequence MKHIKTLVKGNLNKKYGGCGECATGCQSACKTSNPMIYQRCEAKARGQRINRD, from the coding sequence ATGAAACACATAAAGACTTTGGTCAAAGGGAATTTAAATAAAAAGTACGGCGGTTGCGGAGAATGCGCTACCGGATGTCAATCGGCATGCAAGACTTCTAACCCTATGATATATCAAAGATGTGAAGCAAAGGCCAGAGGCCAGCGTATTAACAGAGATTAA
- the minD gene encoding septum site-determining protein MinD: MARKIVITSGKGGVGKTTICANLGMHLAQMGLRVVLIDVDIGLNNLDVVMSIENKVVFDIVDVIENRCRVRQALIQDFLNSNLYTLPSVHSHSAVLVTGENIKKVIDNLATFFDYILIDCPAGIDAPFMRAIFGAQEAIVVVTPHLPSLRDADKVINLLLSRGIKHIGLIINRVRGDLIIEKEIMTVTDISQALNLPLLGVIPEDDKMAAGLIRTNSAGAFRAINMSAKNLHNNTDKIYDCTLQFKGIFGAIKRSLKKNIG, translated from the coding sequence ATGGCGAGAAAGATTGTTATTACAAGCGGTAAAGGCGGTGTTGGCAAAACCACAATATGTGCCAATCTTGGCATGCATCTGGCTCAGATGGGGCTGAGGGTTGTTTTAATTGACGTGGACATTGGGCTTAATAATCTGGATGTGGTGATGAGCATAGAAAACAAGGTGGTGTTTGATATTGTGGACGTCATTGAAAATCGCTGCCGCGTGCGTCAGGCCCTGATACAAGATTTTTTGAATAGTAACTTATATACACTCCCCAGTGTTCACTCACACAGTGCAGTTTTGGTAACAGGTGAGAATATCAAGAAGGTTATAGATAATCTTGCTACTTTTTTTGATTATATTCTTATAGACTGTCCGGCCGGCATTGACGCGCCGTTTATGAGGGCTATCTTTGGAGCTCAGGAAGCTATTGTAGTGGTAACTCCGCACCTGCCGAGTTTGAGAGATGCTGACAAGGTGATTAATCTTTTATTAAGCCGCGGCATTAAGCATATCGGGCTTATTATTAACCGCGTGAGGGGCGACCTTATTATAGAAAAGGAAATTATGACGGTGACCGACATATCGCAGGCACTTAATCTGCCTCTTCTGGGGGTGATTCCGGAGGATGACAAGATGGCAGCGGGGCTCATCAGAACAAATTCGGCAGGTGCATTTAGAGCTATTAATATGTCGGCTAAAAATCTTCACAACAACACCGACAAAATTTATGACTGCACACTGCAGTTTAAAGGAATTTTTGGGGCAATTAAGCGGAGCCTGAAAAAGAATATTGGATGA
- a CDS encoding NAD-dependent epimerase/dehydratase family protein has translation MKDNDIHIVTGAAGRTGFPLCLELIKRGAKVRALDIVENEATEQLKALGCEVVYCDVTNPHNIDQAFGGGTFVYHLAGIVSIESKPTKLLEEVNIKGTQNVIDGCLRHNIKRLIHTGSVHMLETDNKTGIIMEPNRFNPDTVYGGYAKSKAIAANLVLDAKEKGLDVVLVLPSGIIGPYEFTNSNFGEMVAQVADGNLRIFIKGKYDFVDVRDLACAFCDLAQKGENGQSYIVSGNVITVKEMMNIVAETAGIKRIKHFVPLFLVKMFAGIAEKHALRKKRKPTFTPYSMKVLQDNCNFSHARLTKLTGYTPRPVEESLKDHTKFYMAQKAKITDNKSKGSIVLLKSSPAQNILK, from the coding sequence ATGAAAGATAATGATATTCATATAGTGACCGGTGCTGCGGGAAGAACGGGATTTCCTTTGTGCCTAGAACTAATTAAACGAGGGGCAAAAGTCAGAGCCTTGGATATAGTAGAAAACGAAGCAACCGAGCAGCTTAAAGCTTTGGGATGCGAGGTTGTTTATTGCGACGTAACCAATCCGCATAATATAGACCAAGCTTTTGGCGGCGGAACATTTGTATATCACTTAGCGGGAATCGTATCCATTGAAAGCAAGCCCACCAAACTGCTTGAGGAAGTTAATATAAAAGGAACACAAAACGTAATTGACGGCTGCCTGAGGCATAATATAAAAAGGTTAATTCACACCGGTTCGGTGCACATGCTCGAAACAGACAACAAAACCGGCATTATTATGGAGCCGAACAGGTTTAATCCCGACACAGTTTACGGAGGCTATGCAAAATCAAAGGCAATAGCCGCCAATTTGGTTTTGGATGCCAAAGAAAAAGGACTTGATGTTGTGCTAGTTCTACCTTCCGGAATTATAGGCCCTTATGAATTTACAAACTCCAACTTCGGAGAAATGGTAGCACAGGTAGCAGACGGCAATTTGCGCATCTTTATCAAAGGTAAATATGATTTTGTAGACGTACGTGACTTGGCCTGCGCATTTTGCGATTTGGCACAGAAAGGTGAAAATGGCCAAAGTTATATAGTAAGCGGCAATGTTATTACAGTAAAAGAAATGATGAACATCGTAGCGGAAACTGCCGGAATTAAAAGAATTAAGCATTTTGTTCCTCTTTTCTTAGTGAAAATGTTTGCCGGTATTGCCGAAAAACATGCCTTAAGAAAAAAACGCAAACCCACATTCACACCCTATTCAATGAAAGTATTGCAAGATAACTGTAATTTTTCTCATGCTAGGTTGACCAAACTCACAGGATATACTCCGCGACCGGTTGAAGAGTCTCTCAAAGACCATACCAAATTTTATATGGCTCAAAAGGCCAAAATAACAGACAATAAAAGTAAGGGGTCTATTGTTCTTCTAAAAAGCTCACCGGCACAAAATATTTTGAAATAA
- a CDS encoding cell division topological specificity factor MinE, translated as MKNAGKTKNRLKQLLVCDKKGVSPRLLGIIKNDVEGVLCNYAFLKQNETHVNFNIAENGEYNICITAKAGRVKDFGIYH; from the coding sequence ATGAAAAATGCCGGCAAAACAAAAAATAGATTGAAGCAGCTTTTGGTATGTGACAAAAAGGGGGTATCGCCGCGGCTGCTGGGAATTATAAAAAATGACGTTGAGGGAGTTTTGTGTAATTACGCTTTCTTAAAGCAGAACGAGACACATGTAAATTTTAATATAGCCGAAAACGGAGAGTATAACATTTGTATAACCGCTAAGGCCGGCAGAGTTAAGGATTTTGGGATTTATCACTAA
- a CDS encoding aminotransferase class V-fold PLP-dependent enzyme, giving the protein MSLLKMLKKNYKENVLAMHMPGHKRKPMGGLPTDIDITEIEGFGNLMHVDNILGDLQAEAAEVFGAERAFFVVNGSTGAVLSSIVGLTQYGDEVIMTRNCHKSVYSAIEINGLKPTYIAPNLDENGIAQSITVGQIEEAIKKAPKATIVIVTCPTFEGVVSDIKSIAEVIHKSGKKLIVDSAHGAHFGFWGMPEHANKCGADVVICSLHKTLPAMTSTSLLFCKKELGEIIAKYVTMFQTTSPSYVLMASIVECVNLLKTDGSRIFKEYVVNLKEFSEGTKQLKHLKVLCNGFDSKQNHKDYFDYDFGKIVILTTGTNITGPALMSSLRKQKIEAEMSYNKYVIAMTSIFDTKADLKRLLDALILIDKTLSQKADKYVVSSVYIPEFVCRSSDLKPLKAVKTEIGQSLGKVSAEYIWVYPPGIPIVVPGEKIDKKILDILKVLQQNGLKINSTGGQMPGFVFVADK; this is encoded by the coding sequence AAAAATTATAAGGAAAATGTTTTGGCTATGCATATGCCGGGTCATAAAAGAAAGCCCATGGGAGGGCTTCCTACCGATATTGACATAACCGAAATTGAGGGTTTTGGCAATCTTATGCACGTTGACAACATTTTGGGGGACTTGCAGGCTGAGGCTGCCGAGGTTTTTGGGGCGGAGCGGGCTTTCTTTGTTGTCAACGGCAGCACGGGGGCAGTGCTTTCGTCGATTGTGGGGCTCACTCAGTATGGCGATGAGGTGATTATGACGCGCAACTGCCATAAGTCGGTTTATAGCGCGATTGAAATAAACGGACTTAAACCCACATATATTGCGCCAAATCTTGACGAAAACGGCATCGCCCAAAGTATTACTGTGGGACAAATTGAAGAAGCTATAAAAAAGGCACCTAAGGCCACCATTGTAATAGTTACTTGCCCCACATTTGAAGGTGTGGTGAGTGACATTAAAAGTATTGCTGAGGTTATTCACAAAAGCGGCAAAAAACTTATTGTAGACAGCGCACACGGGGCGCACTTTGGGTTTTGGGGTATGCCTGAGCACGCCAACAAATGCGGTGCCGATGTTGTAATTTGTAGCCTTCACAAGACTTTGCCAGCAATGACTTCAACATCCCTTTTGTTTTGTAAAAAAGAATTGGGCGAAATTATTGCCAAGTATGTGACTATGTTTCAGACAACCAGCCCGTCGTATGTGCTTATGGCCAGCATAGTTGAATGTGTAAATTTGTTAAAGACAGACGGCAGCAGAATATTTAAAGAATATGTAGTCAACCTTAAAGAATTTAGTGAAGGCACAAAACAGTTAAAGCATTTGAAGGTGCTTTGTAATGGATTTGATTCAAAACAAAATCATAAAGACTATTTTGATTATGACTTTGGCAAAATTGTAATACTGACCACCGGCACCAATATTACGGGGCCGGCACTTATGTCAAGCTTACGTAAACAAAAAATAGAGGCGGAAATGAGTTATAACAAATATGTTATTGCCATGACCAGCATTTTTGACACTAAAGCAGACTTGAAAAGACTGCTTGATGCTCTCATTTTGATAGACAAAACGCTGTCGCAGAAAGCTGACAAATATGTAGTTTCTTCGGTATATATTCCCGAATTTGTTTGCAGGTCAAGTGACTTAAAGCCTTTGAAGGCTGTTAAAACCGAAATAGGGCAGAGTTTAGGTAAGGTTAGTGCTGAATATATATGGGTTTATCCGCCGGGAATTCCGATTGTTGTTCCGGGCGAGAAAATAGACAAAAAGATTTTGGATATTTTAAAAGTGCTCCAACAAAACGGACTGAAAATCAACAGCACAGGCGGGCAGATGCCCGGGTTTGTTTTTGTGGCTGATAAATAA
- the rplU gene encoding 50S ribosomal protein L21 has protein sequence MFAIIQTGGKQYKVEVGQSIDIEKLECQVGDKLKFDVLLISDGDKIRTGTPTLKDAVCEAEVVAQGKADKIIVYKYKAKKNERKKQGHRQPFTRVKIVSIK, from the coding sequence ATGTTTGCAATAATTCAGACCGGAGGCAAGCAGTATAAAGTTGAAGTAGGCCAGAGTATTGATATCGAAAAGCTTGAATGTCAGGTTGGCGACAAGCTCAAGTTTGATGTGCTTTTGATTAGCGACGGCGACAAGATCAGAACCGGCACACCCACACTCAAGGATGCAGTATGCGAAGCTGAAGTTGTGGCTCAGGGCAAGGCTGACAAGATAATTGTTTATAAGTATAAAGCCAAAAAGAACGAACGCAAAAAACAGGGACACCGTCAGCCCTTTACTCGCGTGAAAATTGTTAGTATAAAATAA
- a CDS encoding RluA family pseudouridine synthase: protein MPNIIYEDNHIIVVIKPQNMPTQEDNSKDLDLLSEIKDYIKQTYQKPGNVFVGLVHRLDRPTGGVMVFAKTSKAASRLSTGIKDGSFEKTYLAVVTGKPRLGYGRLTHYLKKDEKENMVRIATQLETGSKLAELDYRTIDTKNKMSLIKINLLTGRSHQIRVQMSAIKCPVVGDTKYGEVKASTPLALWAAILKFNHPTTGKRMSFCVFPPQDAPWNSFNINTTLNIDS, encoded by the coding sequence ATGCCAAATATTATATATGAGGACAACCATATAATTGTGGTGATTAAGCCCCAGAATATGCCTACGCAAGAAGATAACAGCAAAGATTTGGACCTTCTTAGCGAAATTAAGGATTATATCAAACAAACCTATCAAAAACCCGGCAATGTTTTTGTGGGACTTGTGCACAGACTTGACCGCCCCACGGGCGGGGTTATGGTTTTTGCCAAAACCAGCAAAGCGGCTTCTAGGCTTAGTACAGGAATTAAAGACGGTAGCTTTGAAAAGACTTATCTTGCGGTAGTCACCGGAAAACCCAGACTTGGTTACGGCAGACTTACCCACTATCTTAAAAAAGACGAAAAAGAAAACATGGTGCGTATAGCCACGCAGCTGGAAACTGGCAGTAAGCTTGCCGAGCTTGATTATCGCACGATTGACACAAAAAACAAAATGAGCTTGATCAAAATAAACCTGCTTACCGGCAGAAGCCATCAAATACGGGTGCAGATGAGTGCAATAAAATGCCCTGTTGTGGGCGACACAAAATATGGAGAAGTTAAAGCTTCCACCCCTCTTGCGCTCTGGGCAGCCATACTCAAATTCAATCATCCAACAACGGGCAAGCGTATGAGCTTTTGCGTTTTTCCTCCGCAGGATGCTCCATGGAACAGCTTTAATATTAACACAACGCTTAATATAGACAGCTAA
- the rpmA gene encoding 50S ribosomal protein L27 codes for MFIKIQLFAHKKGGGSSRNGRDSESKRLGVKTGDGTLVKAGNILVRQRGTKMKAGANVGVGRDHTLFALKDGVVKFETKDGGRKFVSIK; via the coding sequence ATGTTTATAAAAATTCAGCTGTTTGCCCACAAAAAAGGCGGAGGCAGCAGCCGTAATGGCAGAGACAGTGAAAGCAAGCGTTTGGGAGTAAAGACAGGCGACGGCACTCTTGTCAAAGCCGGAAATATTTTGGTGCGCCAGCGCGGCACAAAAATGAAGGCCGGAGCAAACGTTGGGGTAGGCAGAGACCACACCTTGTTTGCGCTTAAAGACGGCGTTGTGAAGTTTGAGACTAAGGACGGCGGCCGCAAATTTGTATCAATAAAATGA
- the scfB gene encoding thioether cross-link-forming SCIFF peptide maturase, with translation MIHEYKLNGKNIVIDCGSGSIHCMDDLAFDITTEYERADRKKLLEKIQKLYPKVSEKDILNAISEIDELKSRDLLFVPDPLCNGCMDLTNMKKDIKSLCLHVSHTCNLNCSYCFAAGGKYHGADALMSFDTAKAAIDFLIKNSGSKKLLDVDFFGGEPLINLGVVKDTIKYARTLEKKYNKEFRFTITTNGMLINDDFIDFCNKEIYTLVLSLDGRKTVHDRFRRTLGDTGSYDIVVSKFKKLVEKRGGKGYYIRGTFTHSNTDFASDILHMFDLGFNEISMEPVVSSPKTPYALTDEDLPKIKQQYEILANKILELKQQNKILNFYHLNLNLNDGPCIYKRLSGCGAGSEYLAVTPQGEIYPCHQFVSDPEYCLGNVFDGIKDAQKQQQFKGCNINERTECKTCWAKFYCGGGCFANSYHAKGDVSAVHSYSCEIFKKRLECAIMMQCE, from the coding sequence ATGATACATGAATATAAACTAAACGGCAAAAATATTGTGATAGACTGCGGCAGCGGGAGTATCCATTGTATGGATGATTTGGCGTTTGACATAACCACTGAATATGAAAGAGCTGACAGAAAGAAGCTTTTAGAAAAGATACAGAAACTGTACCCGAAAGTTAGTGAAAAAGATATACTTAATGCCATAAGTGAAATTGATGAGCTTAAAAGCCGGGACCTTCTTTTTGTACCTGACCCCCTGTGCAACGGCTGTATGGACTTGACAAATATGAAAAAGGATATCAAATCTTTATGTTTGCATGTTTCACATACTTGTAACCTTAATTGCAGTTATTGTTTTGCCGCAGGTGGAAAATATCACGGAGCGGATGCCCTTATGAGTTTTGACACAGCCAAGGCAGCGATAGATTTTTTGATAAAAAACAGTGGCAGCAAAAAGCTTTTGGATGTTGACTTTTTCGGCGGCGAGCCGCTTATAAATTTGGGAGTTGTAAAAGACACCATAAAATATGCCAGAACTCTTGAGAAAAAATATAATAAGGAATTTAGGTTTACTATCACCACAAACGGTATGCTCATTAATGACGATTTCATAGATTTTTGCAATAAGGAAATCTATACGCTTGTGCTCAGTCTTGACGGTAGGAAGACAGTCCATGACCGTTTCAGAAGGACACTTGGGGACACCGGCAGTTATGATATTGTGGTGTCAAAATTTAAAAAGCTGGTGGAAAAGAGAGGCGGCAAGGGATATTATATAAGAGGTACATTCACACATAGCAACACAGATTTTGCAAGTGATATTTTGCATATGTTTGATTTGGGCTTTAATGAAATCAGTATGGAACCTGTGGTGAGCTCCCCAAAAACACCGTATGCTTTGACCGACGAGGACTTGCCCAAGATAAAGCAGCAATATGAAATTTTGGCAAATAAAATTTTGGAACTGAAACAGCAGAATAAAATTCTTAATTTTTATCATTTAAACCTAAATCTGAATGACGGTCCGTGTATTTATAAGAGATTGTCCGGCTGCGGTGCGGGCAGCGAATATCTGGCAGTTACGCCGCAGGGGGAAATTTATCCTTGCCATCAGTTTGTAAGTGACCCCGAATATTGTCTTGGAAATGTATTTGACGGAATTAAAGACGCCCAAAAACAGCAACAGTTTAAGGGCTGCAATATCAATGAGCGAACCGAGTGTAAGACGTGTTGGGCAAAGTTTTATTGTGGAGGCGGGTGTTTTGCAAATTCTTATCATGCCAAAGGAGATGTAAGTGCCGTTCATAGTTATAGCTGTGAGATATTCAAAAAGCGGCTGGAGTGTGCCATTATGATGCAGTGTGAATAA
- a CDS encoding co-chaperone GroES family protein, translating to MKIIPIFNRVLLEPVSAPKHTQSGIIISQNDEDIKYGKVLESADAVFSIGDLVLFEEHTAYKVMLKGMPKYLIKAIDILAKMEEE from the coding sequence ATGAAAATCATCCCTATCTTCAACCGTGTGCTACTTGAGCCCGTAAGCGCCCCCAAACACACACAAAGCGGCATAATTATAAGCCAAAACGATGAGGACATTAAATACGGCAAAGTGCTTGAAAGTGCCGATGCAGTTTTTTCAATCGGCGACCTTGTGCTTTTTGAGGAGCACACGGCATACAAGGTTATGCTAAAAGGCATGCCGAAATACTTAATCAAAGCAATAGATATCTTGGCTAAAATGGAGGAAGAATAA
- a CDS encoding rod shape-determining protein produces MGVKGLAAIEIAIDLGSSFTTIYKKGSGIVLKEPSVVCIQAGGKNLKVIEVGLKAKKMQGRTGENLVIVSPICEGIVKNMELAVVMLKSFIQKIVPASLVKSKISALVCVPCGVTDEELKDLEKVIYLSGIGKLQFVPSVIASAMGDRLKTSSPRGYVVVNIGGGTTEVAVISLNTILNACSIGIGGKLMDISVSEYIKDHYNILISGATAEKIRKDIGSLYDSDKSNIEFSGADISSSRPVTDVIGAGDVKTAVCYFYDRIAEAVQVTINSCKPDIIADITDTGIIVAGGAALITGLEQYFKSCLNLPVTLSEQPENAVILGAAALINDQRLLQAVIDNN; encoded by the coding sequence ATGGGGGTGAAGGGTTTGGCGGCTATAGAAATTGCGATAGATTTGGGTAGTAGCTTTACTACGATATATAAAAAAGGCAGCGGTATAGTGCTCAAAGAGCCCAGCGTTGTTTGTATTCAGGCGGGCGGCAAAAATCTGAAAGTTATAGAGGTGGGACTTAAAGCCAAAAAGATGCAGGGGCGCACGGGCGAAAATCTGGTGATTGTAAGCCCCATATGTGAAGGCATCGTAAAAAACATGGAGCTGGCTGTTGTTATGCTCAAAAGCTTTATTCAGAAGATTGTGCCGGCGTCTTTAGTTAAGTCTAAGATCAGTGCGCTTGTTTGCGTGCCTTGCGGTGTTACAGATGAAGAACTTAAGGACCTTGAAAAGGTTATATATTTGTCGGGTATAGGCAAGCTGCAGTTTGTACCTTCGGTCATAGCTTCTGCAATGGGGGACAGACTGAAAACTTCTTCACCTAGGGGATATGTCGTTGTAAACATAGGCGGCGGCACTACTGAAGTGGCAGTAATCAGCCTTAATACAATCTTAAATGCGTGCAGCATCGGGATTGGCGGCAAACTGATGGATATATCGGTGAGCGAATATATAAAAGATCATTATAATATTTTGATAAGCGGCGCAACAGCTGAAAAGATACGAAAGGATATAGGCAGTCTTTATGACAGCGACAAAAGTAATATAGAGTTTAGCGGAGCCGATATCAGCAGCAGCAGGCCTGTTACAGATGTGATTGGTGCAGGTGACGTTAAAACCGCGGTATGCTATTTTTATGACAGAATTGCCGAAGCGGTTCAAGTAACAATAAACTCCTGCAAGCCGGATATTATTGCCGATATCACTGACACAGGTATAATTGTGGCAGGTGGTGCAGCTTTGATAACAGGGCTGGAGCAATATTTTAAGAGTTGTCTTAATCTGCCGGTGACGCTGAGCGAGCAGCCTGAAAATGCAGTTATTTTGGGCGCTGCGGCACTTATTAATGACCAAAGACTTTTGCAAGCGGTGATTGATAATAATTAG
- the groL gene encoding chaperonin GroEL (60 kDa chaperone family; promotes refolding of misfolded polypeptides especially under stressful conditions; forms two stacked rings of heptamers to form a barrel-shaped 14mer; ends can be capped by GroES; misfolded proteins enter the barrel where they are refolded when GroES binds), with translation MAKQILSGADARSSIINGVNKVADIVKLTLGPKGKNIMLDREFLPPLITNDGVTIAKEITLSDPFENMGARVIQEVCTKTNSVAGDGTTTAIVLAQAILNGAHKHIAAGVSPIELSTELKDACAECVKILDKMNMPIKNTDIEKIAAISSGDPEIGALIASAKQKIGMDGVITLQDSTSEHTELSVAEGMQFNKGYASPYFCTDEKLQVVFDNCLLLITSGKITSFGQLLGVLEQIVAGGEKLAIICDDIEEEVLSTLVLNKLRGTFNCVVIKAPYFADKREAFLEDLAVLIGTKVISHATGTDLRQTNLKDLARLKQLKVTADNTTILPQNVDKNALDTRIAQIKTQIECASNDFDRDKLKERLSKLSGGVAVIFVGAHTEVEQKEKKLRIEDAVNATNAAIEGGVVAGGGVALLNCSQTLDSSPAKNILKHALRAPIKQILQNAEIEPGIIKEILDKNDPEFGFDAGSGKLCNLIEHGIIDPCKVTKTALTGAVSVARTLITTEAMITDLIKLPSSS, from the coding sequence ATGGCAAAACAAATTTTAAGCGGTGCTGACGCCAGAAGCAGTATCATAAACGGTGTCAATAAAGTAGCGGATATAGTAAAGCTTACTCTGGGACCAAAGGGCAAAAACATTATGCTTGACAGAGAATTTTTGCCGCCCCTTATCACCAACGACGGAGTAACTATTGCCAAAGAAATAACACTGAGTGACCCATTTGAAAATATGGGAGCACGCGTTATTCAAGAGGTATGCACCAAAACTAATTCGGTGGCGGGCGACGGCACCACCACAGCAATAGTTCTGGCACAAGCAATCTTAAACGGAGCTCACAAGCATATAGCAGCGGGAGTCTCTCCAATAGAGCTGAGCACAGAGCTCAAAGACGCCTGCGCTGAGTGCGTTAAAATTCTTGATAAAATGAACATGCCAATTAAAAACACCGACATTGAGAAAATCGCCGCAATATCATCAGGCGACCCTGAAATCGGTGCTCTTATTGCAAGCGCAAAACAAAAAATAGGAATGGATGGCGTCATTACACTTCAAGATAGCACAAGCGAACACACCGAGCTCAGCGTAGCCGAGGGTATGCAGTTTAACAAAGGTTATGCTTCGCCCTACTTCTGCACAGACGAGAAGCTGCAAGTAGTTTTTGACAACTGTCTTTTGCTTATCACCAGCGGCAAGATAACTTCCTTCGGTCAGCTTCTGGGCGTTCTTGAACAAATTGTGGCCGGAGGTGAAAAGCTCGCTATCATTTGTGACGACATTGAAGAAGAAGTTTTATCAACCCTGGTGCTAAATAAATTGAGAGGAACCTTTAACTGCGTGGTTATAAAAGCACCCTACTTTGCCGACAAGCGCGAAGCCTTTTTAGAAGACCTCGCAGTGCTCATCGGCACCAAGGTCATAAGCCACGCAACAGGCACAGATTTGCGGCAAACAAACCTAAAAGACCTTGCCCGACTCAAACAGCTTAAGGTTACAGCCGACAACACCACAATATTGCCGCAAAACGTAGATAAAAATGCTCTTGACACACGCATAGCCCAAATAAAGACACAAATTGAGTGCGCCTCAAACGATTTTGACCGAGATAAACTAAAGGAGCGCCTCAGCAAACTCTCGGGAGGCGTTGCAGTAATTTTTGTAGGCGCACACACTGAGGTTGAACAAAAAGAAAAAAAGCTAAGAATAGAAGATGCCGTCAATGCAACAAATGCAGCAATAGAAGGCGGTGTTGTGGCAGGAGGAGGTGTAGCACTGCTGAACTGCTCACAAACTCTTGATAGTTCTCCTGCTAAAAACATCTTAAAGCATGCTTTGCGCGCACCCATAAAACAAATTTTGCAAAATGCCGAGATTGAGCCGGGAATTATCAAAGAAATTCTGGATAAAAATGATCCCGAATTTGGATTTGATGCAGGAAGCGGCAAACTTTGTAATCTAATTGAGCATGGCATAATTGACCCGTGTAAGGTCACTAAAACAGCTCTTACAGGCGCCGTAAGTGTAGCACGTACGCTTATTACAACCGAGGCTATGATAACCGACTTAATTAAACTCCCCTCTTCTTCATAA
- a CDS encoding ribosomal-processing cysteine protease Prp has translation MTKIKITKKDGHIIFLECDGHTGYGVEGEDIVCSALSSIVQTAVLGIVGVAGINATLKRKEGFLSLKIPFDITPEQKHDADIILNTMLCGVQDLYEGYSDFIELEVK, from the coding sequence ATGACTAAGATAAAAATAACAAAAAAAGACGGTCACATAATATTTTTGGAGTGTGACGGTCACACAGGTTATGGCGTAGAAGGCGAGGACATAGTTTGCAGTGCTCTTTCAAGCATTGTGCAGACAGCAGTACTTGGTATTGTAGGAGTTGCTGGTATCAACGCCACACTAAAACGTAAGGAAGGCTTTTTGAGCCTTAAAATCCCTTTTGATATAACCCCAGAACAAAAGCATGATGCTGATATAATTTTAAATACCATGCTTTGCGGAGTTCAGGATTTATACGAAGGATATTCAGATTTTATAGAATTGGAGGTGAAATGA
- a CDS encoding DNA alkylation repair protein: MDIYNPNDLIEYFETNKKPGLGDFHRKLIPTKYHIIGVPSKIVHNLSRQIATECDIERFFVLDNKRYFELVMTKGLVVAVSKLPPLKKRELLKEFIQYIDNWAINDVVCSKINVKKDYEGYFDFFVNLLGGGAFSVRFGLCGFLEYLDDSHIDQVLKLAGDIKSQEYYVRMMQAWLISDAFIKQKEKTLKFLKNSPLDRFTHNKAIQKIRESLRVSLEDKEMLLTLKKSNI; encoded by the coding sequence ATGGATATATATAATCCGAATGATTTAATAGAATATTTTGAAACAAACAAAAAGCCGGGACTTGGGGATTTTCATAGAAAGCTTATTCCTACCAAATATCATATAATTGGTGTGCCCAGCAAAATTGTGCATAATTTGTCTCGCCAAATTGCGACGGAATGTGATATTGAAAGATTTTTTGTGCTTGACAACAAAAGATATTTTGAGCTTGTCATGACAAAAGGTTTGGTTGTTGCGGTTTCAAAACTGCCGCCGTTAAAAAAACGGGAGCTTTTGAAGGAATTTATTCAATATATTGATAATTGGGCCATTAACGATGTTGTGTGCAGCAAAATTAATGTTAAAAAAGATTATGAAGGCTATTTTGATTTTTTTGTTAACCTGCTTGGCGGCGGGGCTTTTAGTGTAAGGTTTGGGTTGTGCGGGTTTTTAGAATATCTTGATGATAGTCATATAGACCAAGTTTTGAAGCTTGCGGGGGATATCAAAAGCCAAGAATATTATGTAAGAATGATGCAGGCTTGGCTTATATCGGATGCTTTTATTAAACAAAAAGAAAAAACTTTGAAGTTTTTAAAAAATAGTCCGCTTGACAGGTTCACTCACAACAAGGCTATTCAAAAAATCAGAGAGAGTCTTAGAGTAAGCTTGGAAGATAAAGAGATGCTGCTGACACTTAAAAAGAGTAATATATAA